A DNA window from Paenibacillus andongensis contains the following coding sequences:
- a CDS encoding ABC transporter ATP-binding protein, protein MSEERLAVLKVHIDQAGYDEVPDIIKKIHFDVRQGELVGLLGPNGAGKSTTIKSILGLLKDFKGEISFMGERKSYAYIPEHPILYDELTLWEHMEFAASVYDLDRAVFLERADDLLHRFRLLDEKHQLPGKFSKGMQQKIMLILGFLNKPDVYIVDEPFIGLDPKAIKDFLGMLDEERKRGAGILMSTHVLDTAERICSSFVLLSGGRLVANGTLQDIQKQCGMPDAPLFDCFHSLL, encoded by the coding sequence ATGTCAGAAGAACGATTAGCGGTATTAAAAGTGCATATCGACCAGGCTGGTTATGATGAGGTTCCGGATATTATCAAAAAGATTCATTTTGATGTTCGGCAAGGTGAACTGGTGGGTTTGTTAGGTCCAAATGGAGCTGGCAAGAGCACGACAATTAAGAGCATCCTTGGTTTATTGAAGGATTTCAAGGGTGAAATCTCTTTTATGGGTGAACGAAAAAGCTATGCTTACATCCCAGAGCATCCGATTCTGTATGATGAGCTGACGTTATGGGAGCATATGGAATTTGCAGCTTCCGTCTACGATCTGGATCGTGCGGTATTCCTAGAGCGTGCAGACGATCTCTTGCATCGGTTTCGACTGCTGGATGAGAAGCATCAGCTGCCCGGAAAGTTTTCCAAAGGGATGCAGCAGAAAATCATGCTCATCCTCGGCTTTTTGAATAAACCAGATGTATATATTGTGGACGAGCCTTTCATTGGATTGGATCCGAAAGCGATTAAAGATTTCTTAGGGATGTTGGATGAGGAACGCAAGCGCGGTGCAGGCATTCTGATGAGTACCCATGTGTTAGATACAGCAGAACGGATTTGCAGCTCGTTTGTGCTTCTTTCAGGTGGCAGATTGGTAGCAAATGGAACACTGCAGGACATTCAAAAGCAATGCGGCATGCCTGACGCACCATTGTTCGACTGCTTCCATTCGTTACTATGA
- a CDS encoding ABC transporter permease — MKSSFQVFTRRVRSDWHFQYRALRMAVDWVIAIYFVIPLMIVAGYQYYSWWATQPSWFSWISMFMITTVFYVFTWLGTIRYFVEEGDQLFLRQNQKWFRHIMLLGYRYSLALQGITTLILTLVFLPLLVQTYSYGVLHVICLWLLTYLLKINVGLLRQLLTLRLYGIMLWLLRIVVFVGLFFLYQVLVTELSHNTSYSWMIIVLFLVLVVFLSKIRLQEKGAFFTDIARERDSRMRIVSLMLIRVVERKRKSTRKYPLLFGKSQRLFKGKGASNGIADLLTKSFFRNGTQWKQTIQFVAVIGGAMFILPGALKIPIWILAACLLVFWRKSFCKDELTAPFLTLFPIQDTMKHQALQSATPILVLPALILISLCMGISFFTWWGPVLMIGAAIPLAYGTSSVFTSWY; from the coding sequence TTGAAGAGCAGCTTTCAGGTTTTCACACGAAGAGTGCGTTCGGATTGGCACTTCCAGTATCGGGCTTTGCGGATGGCTGTGGATTGGGTCATTGCCATTTATTTTGTCATTCCACTGATGATTGTGGCTGGCTATCAATATTACTCTTGGTGGGCAACGCAGCCCTCTTGGTTTAGTTGGATATCGATGTTTATGATTACAACGGTCTTTTATGTATTCACTTGGCTCGGAACGATTCGATACTTTGTTGAGGAAGGGGACCAGCTTTTCCTTCGACAGAATCAGAAATGGTTTCGGCATATCATGCTGCTCGGCTATAGATACTCTCTTGCATTGCAGGGAATCACGACGTTAATATTGACGCTTGTATTTCTTCCTTTATTAGTTCAAACGTATTCCTACGGTGTGTTACATGTTATTTGCTTATGGCTGCTTACCTATTTGCTGAAAATCAACGTAGGCTTGCTTCGCCAATTGCTTACACTTCGTTTATATGGCATTATGCTTTGGTTGCTGCGGATTGTGGTTTTTGTAGGACTATTCTTCTTGTATCAAGTGTTAGTTACGGAGCTAAGTCATAACACTTCCTATAGTTGGATGATTATTGTTCTTTTTCTAGTGCTGGTCGTTTTCTTAAGCAAAATACGGCTGCAAGAGAAAGGGGCTTTCTTCACTGATATCGCCAGAGAAAGAGATTCGCGGATGCGAATTGTCTCTCTGATGTTAATTCGTGTTGTTGAGCGAAAAAGAAAATCGACAAGGAAGTATCCCCTTTTATTCGGGAAATCGCAGCGCTTGTTCAAAGGGAAAGGGGCCAGCAACGGAATAGCTGATTTATTAACGAAATCTTTTTTTAGAAATGGTACACAGTGGAAACAAACGATACAGTTCGTTGCTGTAATCGGTGGAGCTATGTTTATTTTGCCGGGTGCCCTAAAAATTCCGATCTGGATCCTTGCTGCATGCCTGTTGGTCTTCTGGAGAAAATCATTCTGTAAAGATGAATTAACAGCTCCGTTTCTGACTCTTTTTCCTATCCAGGACACAATGAAACATCAAGCTCTACAATCTGCAACTCCTATCCTTGTACTGCCGGCGCTGATCTTAATCAGCCTATGTATGGGGATCTCTTTCTTCACTTGGTGGGGACCTGTACTGATGATCGGAGCAGCAATTCCGTTAGCTTATGGGACTTCCTCTGTATTTACAAGTTGGTATTGA
- a CDS encoding pirin family protein translates to MQARVYTPAMQGIGEFDGGKIKEQKPIGFPGEGSVIKRVGPLFYWAWATSNAEAMIGLHPHQGFEIMTYVIEGSAFHGDTLGTDSTVGAGGAQVMQTGSGVSHQEKLSANAELFQIWFEPELTEAMRRKPTYRQYEHEEFPQVSHEAGYKVKTVIGADAPVQLVADIEMWDVEVNRGVHYQHKIDAGYTLTALAIRGEGTWGETGTSKQPVQFHHKDFILAAADSETEVTITNSDEEVMRLILIKVPTTVSYPLYRKR, encoded by the coding sequence ATGCAAGCACGAGTGTACACACCTGCGATGCAGGGAATTGGTGAATTTGACGGTGGGAAAATCAAAGAACAAAAGCCGATTGGCTTTCCAGGAGAAGGATCGGTTATCAAGCGAGTGGGCCCTCTATTTTATTGGGCATGGGCAACCTCAAACGCTGAGGCCATGATCGGCCTGCATCCTCATCAAGGCTTTGAGATTATGACTTATGTGATTGAAGGCAGTGCCTTCCACGGGGATACCTTGGGTACTGACAGCACTGTGGGAGCCGGCGGGGCGCAGGTCATGCAAACAGGCTCTGGTGTTAGTCATCAAGAAAAACTAAGTGCCAATGCGGAACTTTTTCAAATTTGGTTCGAGCCTGAATTGACGGAAGCGATGCGGAGAAAGCCAACTTATCGCCAGTATGAGCATGAAGAATTTCCACAAGTAAGTCATGAAGCAGGATATAAAGTGAAAACGGTAATTGGTGCAGATGCTCCTGTACAGTTGGTTGCTGATATTGAAATGTGGGATGTTGAAGTAAATCGCGGCGTTCATTATCAACATAAGATTGATGCCGGTTATACCTTAACGGCTTTAGCTATCCGCGGGGAGGGAACTTGGGGGGAAACTGGAACATCGAAACAACCTGTACAATTTCATCACAAAGATTTCATCCTTGCAGCTGCTGACTCAGAGACAGAGGTAACAATAACGAACTCGGATGAAGAGGTAATGAGGCTGATCCTCATCAAGGTTCCAACAACGGTGAGTTATCCGCTCTATCGTAAAAGATAA
- a CDS encoding S8 family serine peptidase, translating to MKRKWTTLFVSSILAVSTVMGGGISAMAASKSSTGGTTVTTKTYVIAFSNQLPTGYAALIQAAGGQVVRAIPEIGGLEVSSSSTEFMTKLQSFKDIAAANVQMVHKLSDGTVDPSAADGQPVTDIPQPEATSSYWDYQWDIKKVTNDGASFAIETGGTGSTHKAVVGVIDSGIDANHPDLKANFLGGKNFVPAGIDASETGDPNDLMDREGHGTHVSGSIAGNGKVRGVGPNLGIRSYRVFPGGQGAPTAWIVAAIIQAANDKVDVINMSIGGFDSQKYYVDGSKYSDVADILLWKRAIQYAVNHNVTVVTAAGNEGLNLRDNKAVTDYLNATYGSPGVVFKGKTTETPGQINGVINVSSSNKWSTNSIAFYSNYGLNQIDVAAPGGDNGPVYAATLDLNQRDFHYRALSTWPTYLPSYFTSNLHSYALLHGTSMAAPKVAGIAGVIKAAHPELNPAQVAALIEKTAIDYGPTGNDALYGAGEANVYNALVK from the coding sequence ATGAAGCGAAAGTGGACAACCCTGTTCGTATCTAGCATCTTGGCTGTCTCAACAGTAATGGGTGGCGGCATATCTGCAATGGCAGCATCGAAGAGCAGCACTGGTGGAACGACAGTTACAACCAAGACATATGTAATTGCATTCTCAAACCAGCTTCCGACTGGTTACGCAGCATTGATTCAAGCGGCAGGCGGGCAAGTTGTTCGAGCTATTCCTGAGATTGGAGGATTGGAGGTGAGTTCGTCCAGCACCGAATTTATGACCAAGCTGCAGTCATTCAAGGATATTGCTGCTGCTAACGTTCAGATGGTACATAAGCTAAGCGATGGTACGGTAGATCCCTCTGCAGCTGACGGTCAGCCAGTTACAGATATTCCCCAGCCGGAAGCAACGAGCAGCTACTGGGATTATCAGTGGGACATTAAGAAAGTAACGAATGACGGAGCTTCGTTTGCGATTGAAACCGGAGGCACAGGCAGCACGCATAAAGCCGTTGTAGGCGTTATCGACAGCGGTATTGATGCCAACCATCCCGACCTAAAAGCTAACTTCCTTGGTGGAAAGAACTTTGTGCCGGCTGGAATAGATGCTAGTGAAACCGGCGATCCTAATGATCTTATGGACCGCGAAGGACACGGAACGCATGTGTCCGGATCGATTGCCGGGAACGGCAAAGTCAGAGGTGTCGGCCCGAATCTTGGTATCCGCTCCTACCGCGTATTCCCCGGCGGACAAGGTGCGCCTACGGCCTGGATTGTAGCTGCTATCATTCAGGCAGCGAACGATAAGGTTGACGTCATTAACATGTCGATCGGCGGATTTGACTCCCAAAAGTATTATGTAGATGGATCCAAATATTCGGATGTTGCTGACATTTTGCTATGGAAACGTGCTATTCAATATGCTGTGAACCATAACGTAACGGTGGTAACGGCAGCAGGTAATGAAGGTCTCAATCTACGCGACAACAAAGCGGTGACTGATTATCTCAACGCTACATACGGTTCCCCTGGCGTTGTATTTAAAGGAAAAACAACAGAAACACCTGGCCAAATCAATGGTGTCATCAATGTTTCATCCTCGAACAAGTGGTCGACGAACAGCATCGCATTTTATTCCAATTATGGATTAAATCAAATCGATGTAGCAGCACCAGGCGGCGACAATGGGCCTGTCTATGCTGCAACTTTGGACCTCAACCAACGGGATTTCCACTATCGCGCATTAAGCACATGGCCTACTTATTTACCTTCGTATTTCACTTCTAACCTGCATAGCTACGCGCTGCTCCACGGTACATCCATGGCAGCACCGAAAGTGGCTGGTATTGCAGGTGTCATCAAAGCGGCTCATCCGGAGTTGAACCCTGCTCAAGTAGCCGCGTTAATCGAAAAGACGGCGATCGATTACGGCCCAACCGGTAATGATGCTTTATACGGCGCGGGTGAAGCGAATGTATACAATGCTCTAGTCAAATAA
- the thrS gene encoding threonine--tRNA ligase codes for MEIKVTLPDGTIRRYQQGTTIEQVAESISTGLKKNAAAGKINGKLVDLNQSIEHDSLIEIVTLDSKEGLEIYRHSTAHLMAQAIKRIYGEKAVKLGIGPVIEDGFYYDMDIERPLSSDDLAAIKKEMEKVIQENLPILRRVVSRSEAIKTFEELEEPLKLELIRDLPEDAVITIYDQGEFFDLCRGPHLPSTGRIKAFKLMNVAGAYWRGDSNNKMLQRIYGTSFPKKVQLEEHLHVLEEAKKRDHRKLGKELELFMFSEEAPGMPFFLPKGMTIRTELENFARELQRQRDYDEVRTPLMMNNRVWEQSGHWDHYKDNMYFTNVDETKFALKPMNCPGHMLIFKNSLHSYRELPIRLSEFGQVHRHELSGALNGMMRVRTFCQDDAHLFVLPEQIEDEISRVIALIDHVYQVLGFEYKVELSTRPEDSMGSDELWSQAEQSLQNVLDKLGIEYHVNEGDGAFYGPKIDFHILDALKRSWQCGTIQLDFQMPEKFDLSYIGEDNQRHRPVVIHRALYGSIERFIGMLTEHFTGAFPLWLAPVQAKLLPVSENYIDYALKVKKSLEEVGIRVEADVRNEKLGYKIREAQLEKVPYMLVLGENEKNSGKVSVRKRGGDDLGLRSIIEISEQIHEEIRAKK; via the coding sequence ATGGAGATCAAAGTAACATTGCCAGATGGAACAATTAGGAGGTATCAACAAGGCACGACAATCGAACAAGTGGCGGAATCCATAAGTACGGGTTTGAAGAAGAATGCTGCAGCTGGAAAGATTAACGGCAAACTCGTTGATCTTAACCAATCGATCGAGCATGATAGTCTCATTGAAATTGTAACTCTTGACAGCAAAGAAGGTCTGGAGATATATAGACACAGTACGGCGCATTTAATGGCTCAAGCTATTAAACGAATATATGGAGAGAAGGCGGTCAAGCTTGGGATTGGACCGGTCATCGAAGACGGATTCTATTATGATATGGATATAGAAAGACCGCTGTCTAGTGATGATCTTGCCGCCATTAAAAAAGAGATGGAGAAAGTTATCCAAGAGAACCTGCCCATTCTTCGCAGGGTCGTTAGCCGTTCAGAAGCAATTAAGACATTCGAGGAACTCGAAGAACCGTTAAAATTGGAGCTCATTCGCGACCTGCCGGAAGATGCCGTCATTACCATTTATGATCAAGGTGAATTTTTTGACCTGTGTCGGGGACCTCACCTTCCCTCTACAGGTCGTATTAAGGCGTTCAAGCTGATGAACGTGGCAGGTGCCTACTGGCGTGGAGACTCTAATAATAAGATGCTGCAGCGGATTTATGGGACTTCATTTCCAAAGAAGGTCCAGCTTGAAGAACATTTACATGTTCTTGAGGAAGCCAAAAAGCGAGATCACCGCAAACTCGGCAAAGAACTTGAATTGTTTATGTTCTCTGAAGAAGCGCCAGGCATGCCGTTCTTTCTTCCAAAAGGGATGACGATCCGTACGGAGCTTGAGAACTTCGCGCGTGAATTACAAAGACAACGGGATTACGATGAAGTGCGTACACCGCTTATGATGAATAATAGGGTTTGGGAGCAATCCGGACATTGGGATCATTACAAAGATAACATGTACTTTACCAACGTGGACGAAACAAAATTTGCGCTTAAACCGATGAACTGCCCGGGACACATGCTTATTTTTAAAAACAGCTTACACTCCTACAGAGAATTGCCTATCCGTCTATCCGAATTTGGCCAAGTGCACCGCCACGAATTATCGGGGGCACTTAACGGGATGATGCGGGTCCGTACGTTCTGCCAGGACGACGCACACCTTTTCGTTTTGCCTGAACAAATTGAGGATGAAATTAGCCGTGTCATTGCCCTGATCGACCACGTTTATCAAGTACTCGGTTTTGAATACAAGGTCGAGCTATCCACCCGGCCGGAAGATTCTATGGGTTCAGATGAGCTATGGAGCCAGGCCGAACAATCTTTACAAAATGTCTTGGACAAACTTGGTATCGAATATCATGTCAATGAAGGCGATGGCGCATTCTATGGACCCAAGATCGATTTTCACATATTAGATGCGCTTAAACGGAGCTGGCAGTGTGGGACGATCCAACTGGATTTCCAGATGCCCGAAAAATTCGATCTTTCTTACATTGGCGAGGACAACCAGAGGCACCGGCCGGTCGTTATACATCGCGCTCTTTATGGATCGATTGAGCGATTTATTGGCATGTTAACCGAGCATTTTACTGGAGCTTTCCCCCTATGGCTTGCCCCTGTCCAGGCGAAATTGTTGCCGGTTTCGGAGAACTATATCGACTATGCCCTTAAAGTGAAGAAGTCGCTAGAAGAGGTTGGGATTCGTGTCGAAGCAGATGTGCGGAATGAAAAACTTGGGTATAAAATTCGTGAAGCCCAGCTCGAAAAAGTACCTTATATGCTCGTACTTGGTGAGAACGAGAAAAATTCCGGAAAGGTGTCCGTTAGAAAGAGAGGCGGAGATGACCTTGGCTTAAGAAGTATCATAGAGATTTCTGAGCAAATTCATGAAGAAATTCGTGCTAAAAAGTAA
- a CDS encoding dihydrofolate reductase family protein: MKTILWATLAANGNYAQSSPENPPKKEALDDFTKHATAAGNFIVGRRTFEAMKGNGGGPFADIDIVVVSKSAIEIPGITVARSPQEALDLLQQKGHQTALIAGGADLHNAFLSLGLVDELIFNVAPVLEGKGLNLLIDQHDYRYKHVELLDSKSLGSGVIQLHYAVAR; this comes from the coding sequence ATGAAAACAATTCTATGGGCAACTTTAGCCGCTAACGGTAACTATGCACAATCCAGTCCTGAAAATCCGCCAAAAAAGGAAGCGCTGGACGATTTCACCAAGCATGCAACAGCTGCGGGCAATTTCATTGTCGGACGCCGCACATTCGAAGCCATGAAGGGGAATGGCGGAGGTCCCTTTGCCGATATCGACATCGTCGTGGTTTCGAAAAGCGCCATAGAAATCCCTGGTATAACGGTTGCACGGTCCCCTCAAGAAGCCCTGGACCTCCTGCAACAAAAAGGCCATCAAACCGCCCTAATCGCAGGCGGTGCGGATTTGCACAATGCATTTTTGAGTCTCGGGCTTGTTGACGAATTGATATTCAATGTAGCGCCGGTTCTGGAGGGTAAGGGGCTCAATCTTTTGATTGACCAACACGACTATCGATACAAGCATGTAGAGTTGTTGGATTCCAAGTCCCTCGGCAGTGGTGTCATTCAGTTACACTATGCAGTCGCTCGTTAA
- a CDS encoding alpha/beta fold hydrolase has translation MKRTFEVDSLEYPFKDHWLPYRDGYIHYIDEGTGPTVLLLHGNPTWSYLYRKVVKELHGECRLVAMDYPGFGMSKAPSRYGFTPQEQSDAVTEVIRCLDLKDFVLVVQDWGGPIGFNYAVQNRDNLRGIVLMNTWAWPATLLAMKLFSIAMGGWPLGYWLQTRRNFFAKVIVPHGIHHSENVTESLRHAYSAPFPTPASRKPTWVFPRHIRKARLWLANIEAGLHKLSDLPTQILWGTKDSAGFPQDEMAKWQRHLPLNETEILDDASHYVQEDRPDRVAASIRRVLERT, from the coding sequence ATGAAAAGGACGTTTGAAGTAGATTCACTTGAGTATCCGTTCAAGGATCATTGGTTGCCTTACCGAGACGGATACATCCATTACATCGACGAAGGAACTGGACCGACGGTTCTTCTCCTTCACGGTAATCCGACATGGTCGTATCTATATCGGAAAGTCGTCAAGGAGCTGCACGGCGAATGTCGGCTGGTCGCGATGGATTATCCCGGATTCGGCATGTCCAAAGCTCCTTCACGTTACGGGTTTACGCCGCAAGAGCAATCGGATGCCGTCACGGAAGTCATCCGGTGTTTGGACTTGAAAGACTTTGTTTTGGTGGTCCAGGACTGGGGAGGCCCCATCGGATTCAATTATGCGGTTCAGAACAGGGACAATTTGCGCGGCATCGTGCTCATGAATACATGGGCATGGCCGGCGACCCTGCTTGCCATGAAACTTTTTTCCATTGCAATGGGAGGTTGGCCGCTCGGCTACTGGCTTCAGACAAGGCGCAACTTCTTCGCTAAAGTGATTGTACCACACGGAATTCATCATTCCGAAAATGTCACAGAAAGCTTAAGACACGCCTATAGCGCTCCGTTCCCAACACCGGCATCCAGGAAACCAACGTGGGTCTTCCCGAGGCACATTCGTAAGGCACGATTATGGCTTGCGAACATCGAGGCCGGACTGCATAAACTTTCGGATCTTCCCACGCAAATTTTATGGGGGACGAAAGACAGCGCTGGTTTCCCGCAAGATGAGATGGCGAAGTGGCAGAGGCATCTTCCCTTAAATGAAACCGAAATTCTGGATGATGCCTCACATTACGTCCAAGAGGACCGGCCGGATCGCGTTGCAGCATCCATCCGAAGAGTACTTGAACGAACTTGA
- a CDS encoding histidine kinase dimerization/phospho-acceptor domain-containing protein, translating into MAASMAHEIRNPLTAILGFLKIFHKQISIQYYQKISSYLESTSDNRFLIDHSSKKE; encoded by the coding sequence ATGGCGGCAAGCATGGCGCACGAAATCAGAAATCCACTGACAGCCATACTTGGTTTTTTAAAAATCTTTCACAAACAAATATCGATTCAATATTACCAAAAAATCAGCTCATATCTGGAATCAACTTCTGATAATAGATTTTTAATTGACCATTCGTCAAAAAAAGAATGA
- a CDS encoding pyridoxamine 5'-phosphate oxidase family protein yields MLPFIDNKELITTVEELRSLIGYPSELVQHKVISHIDEHCRDFIAKSPFIVISTSDSTGRCDVSPRGDSAGFIRVVDNKHIVIPERPGNKRMDSLTNIISNPEIGLVFLIPGLGETLRINGRAFITKDSELLNTMAVSGKIPLLGIVVAIEECFLHCAKAFRRSRLWEPESWLNKDELPSAAKILSSHVKLEGITAELIAERLEESYSKRLY; encoded by the coding sequence ATGTTACCCTTTATTGATAATAAGGAGCTCATTACTACAGTCGAAGAGCTTAGATCGCTTATTGGCTACCCAAGCGAACTTGTTCAACACAAGGTCATTTCTCATATCGATGAACATTGCAGGGACTTTATTGCCAAATCACCTTTCATAGTGATATCAACCTCTGATTCTACAGGCAGATGTGACGTATCTCCCAGAGGTGATTCGGCCGGTTTTATCCGGGTAGTTGATAACAAGCACATAGTAATTCCTGAACGACCAGGGAATAAAAGAATGGACTCTTTAACCAATATAATTTCCAATCCAGAAATAGGTCTAGTTTTTCTAATTCCTGGGCTCGGAGAAACACTGCGAATAAATGGGCGTGCCTTTATTACTAAAGATAGTGAATTGTTAAATACGATGGCTGTGAGTGGAAAAATACCCTTACTCGGTATTGTAGTTGCCATTGAAGAGTGTTTCCTTCACTGCGCAAAAGCATTTAGACGATCGAGATTGTGGGAGCCTGAATCTTGGTTGAATAAAGATGAATTACCCTCAGCTGCAAAGATCCTATCATCTCATGTAAAACTTGAGGGTATAACCGCTGAGCTAATTGCCGAAAGATTAGAAGAAAGCTATTCCAAAAGACTGTATTAG
- a CDS encoding winged helix-turn-helix transcriptional regulator, with the protein MIEPTCPDAIESVLEILDGKWTLYLLRDLFNGINRFGALRRTLHPISPKTLTDRLRMLEEQGIVTRTLYPGVPLHVEYDLTERGRRLQPIFAAMSAWAQAEGTCTSNKATELPLEKQL; encoded by the coding sequence GTGATTGAACCTACTTGTCCGGATGCAATTGAATCCGTCCTGGAGATCCTGGACGGCAAGTGGACTCTGTATCTTCTGCGTGACTTGTTTAACGGGATCAATCGTTTTGGAGCGTTGCGGCGAACGCTGCATCCCATTAGTCCCAAAACCTTGACTGACCGATTGCGGATGTTGGAGGAGCAGGGGATTGTGACCCGTACGCTTTACCCGGGGGTACCTTTACATGTGGAATATGATCTTACCGAACGCGGGCGTCGTCTCCAACCCATTTTTGCTGCTATGAGCGCATGGGCACAGGCCGAAGGTACGTGTACTAGTAACAAGGCGACCGAGCTGCCTTTGGAAAAGCAATTGTAG